From Falco cherrug isolate bFalChe1 chromosome W unlocalized genomic scaffold, bFalChe1.pri SUPER_W_unloc_1, whole genome shotgun sequence, the proteins below share one genomic window:
- the LOC129734867 gene encoding LOW QUALITY PROTEIN: hydroxymethylglutaryl-CoA synthase, cytoplasmic-like (The sequence of the model RefSeq protein was modified relative to this genomic sequence to represent the inferred CDS: substituted 1 base at 1 genomic stop codon) translates to MPGSLPVNAESCWPKDVGIVAVEIYFPSQYVDQTELEKYDGVDAGKYTVGLGQSKMGFCSDWEDIRSLFLTVVQKLMERNSLSYDCIGRLEVGTETIIDRSKSVKTVLMQLFEESGNTDVEGIDTTNACYGGTVALFNAINSTESSSXDSGRYALAGDIAVYASGNARPAGGAVAVAMLVGPNAPLIFERGLHGTHMQHAYDFYKPDMISEYPIVDGKLCIQCYFSALDCCYAVYRNKIHTQWQKEGTGRHFTLNDFGFMIFHSPYCKLVQKSVARLLLNYFLCDQNLETANGVFSGLEAFRDVKLEDTYFDRVVEKAFMKASAELFNQKTKASLLITNQNGNMYTPSVYGCLASLLAQYPPEQLAGQRISMFSYGFGFVATLYSIRVTQDAAPGSALDKITASLSDLKTRLDSRKCIAPDVFTENMKIRLETHNLANYIPQSSVIDLFEGTWYLVHVDEKHRTSYARHPVMGDGPLEAGVEAVHPGLVNEHIPSPVKKAPRIPAATESEGITVATSNGEH, encoded by the exons ATGCCTGGGTCTCTTCCAGTGAATGCTGAATCCTGCTGGCCCAAAGATGTGGGAATTGTTGCagtggaaatatattttccttctcagtatGTTGACcagacagagctggagaagTATGATGGTGTGGATGCTGGGAAATACACCGTTGGGCTAGGCCAGTCAAAGATGGGATTCTGCTCTGACTGGGAGGATATCAGGTCTCTCTTTTTGACTGTGGTTCAGAAGCTCATGGAAAGGAACAGCCTTTCCTATGATTGTATAGGGAGATTAGAAGTTGGAACAGAGACAATAATTGATAGGTCAAAATCTGTAAAGACTGTCCTGATGCAACTTTTTGAAGAATCTGGTAATACGGATGTAGAAGGAATTGACACCACGAATGCATGCTATGGAGGCACTGTTGCTCTCTTTAATGCTATTAATTCGACTGAGTCCAGTTCTTGAGATTCAG GACGTTATGCACTTGCTGGAGACATAGCTGTGTATGCCAGTGGAAATGCCAGGCCAGCAGGTGGAGCTGTTGCTGTTGCTATGCTAGTTGGTCCAAATGCTCCATTAATTTTTGAGAGAG GGTTGCATGGAACCCACATGCAGCATGCATATGACTTCTATAAACCAGATATGATCTCTGAATATCCCATAGTTGATGGTAAACTATGTATACAGTGCTACTTCAGTGCATTAGATTGCTGCTATGCTGTCTATCGCAACAAAATCCACACCCAGTGGCAAAAGG AGGGGACAGGCAGACATTTCACCTTGAATGACTTTGGATTCATGATCTTTCATTCTCCCTACTGTAAACTGGTACAGAAATCTGTGGCTAGACTATTGCTGAATTACTTTCTTTGTGACCAGAACCTAGAAACAGCAAATGGTGTTTTCAGTGGTTTGGAAGCTTTCAG GGATGTAAAACTTGAAGATACATATTTTGACAGAGTTGTGGAAAAAGCTTTTATGAAAGCCAGTGCAGAGCTCTTCAATCAGAAAACCAAAGCTTCGTTGCTCATAACCAATCAGAATGGAAATATGTATACCCCTTCAGTCTATGGTTGCCTTGCCTCTCTTCTAGCCCA ATACCCCCCAGAGCAGCTCGCAGGACAGAGAATTAGTATGTTCTCGTatggctttggttttgttgctaCATTGTATTCCATCAGAGTTACACAGGATGCCGCTCCTG GTTCTGCACTGGACAAAATAACTGCTAGTCTTTCTGATCTTAAAACAAGACTTGACTCAAGAAAATGCATTGCACCTGATGTCTTTACTGAAAACATGAAGATTAGACTGGAAACGCATAATTTGG CCAACTATATTCCACAGTCTTCAGTAATAGATCTCTTTGAAGGAACATGGTACCTTGTGCATGTGgatgaaaaacacagaacttCTTATGCACGGCACCCAGTCATGGGTGATGGACCTCTGGAAGCAGGAGTTGAAGCTGTCCACCCAGGCCTTGTTAATGAG CACATCCCAAGCCCTGTTAAGAAAGCACCAAGAATCCCTGCAGCAACAGAATCTGAAGGCATTACTGTTGCCACTTCCAATGGGGAGCATTAA